A genome region from Acinetobacter lwoffii includes the following:
- the ahr gene encoding NADPH-dependent aldehyde reductase Ahr has product MSNNIIQAYAAMSAGAELEPYQFDAGELQPHQVEVKVEYCGLCHSDISVINNDWGSSVYPVVAGHEIIGTITHLGAEAKGLKVGQRVGIGWTAESCQYCDPCISGQQVLCTGGQVATIIGHAGGFADKVRAGWQWVIPLPEDLDPESAGPLLCGGITVFDPILKHQIQAIHHVGVIGIGGLGHIAIKLLKAWGCEITAFTSNLDKTDELKAMGADHVVNSRDVAALKAQRGKFDLLLSTVNVTLNWQAYLATLAPNGTVHMLGLPLEPMQIPAGMLIGGAKSVTGSPTGSPAALRQLLKFAARKNISPQIEVFPMSQLNQAIEHLHSGEARYRIVLKADFTA; this is encoded by the coding sequence ATGTCGAATAATATTATTCAAGCTTATGCTGCCATGTCCGCAGGTGCGGAACTGGAACCTTATCAATTCGATGCCGGAGAACTGCAGCCGCATCAGGTCGAAGTCAAAGTGGAATACTGCGGTCTCTGTCATTCTGATATTTCAGTCATTAACAATGACTGGGGTTCTTCAGTGTATCCGGTCGTAGCAGGACATGAGATTATCGGCACCATTACCCATCTGGGTGCAGAAGCCAAAGGCCTGAAAGTTGGGCAACGGGTTGGCATCGGCTGGACAGCGGAAAGCTGCCAATATTGCGATCCCTGCATTTCAGGTCAGCAGGTGCTGTGTACTGGCGGTCAGGTGGCTACCATTATCGGACATGCCGGTGGTTTTGCCGACAAAGTGCGTGCCGGATGGCAATGGGTCATTCCCCTACCTGAAGATCTTGATCCTGAAAGTGCTGGTCCCCTGCTCTGTGGCGGAATTACCGTATTCGATCCGATTCTCAAACATCAGATTCAGGCCATTCATCATGTTGGTGTAATCGGAATTGGTGGTTTAGGTCATATCGCAATTAAATTGCTCAAAGCTTGGGGCTGCGAGATTACCGCTTTCACTTCAAATCTGGATAAAACCGATGAGCTGAAAGCCATGGGCGCTGACCATGTAGTGAACAGTCGTGATGTCGCTGCATTAAAAGCCCAGCGTGGCAAGTTTGATTTATTACTGAGTACCGTCAATGTCACCTTGAACTGGCAGGCTTATCTGGCAACTTTGGCACCGAACGGTACTGTGCATATGTTGGGCTTACCACTTGAGCCGATGCAGATTCCGGCAGGCATGCTGATTGGCGGAGCTAAATCAGTCACCGGTTCACCGACGGGTTCGCCGGCTGCCCTGCGCCAGCTGCTGAAATTTGCTGCACGTAAAAATATTTCGCCACAAATTGAAGTCTTCCCGATGTCACAACTGAATCAGGCCATTGAACATCTGCATTCTGGTGAAGCCCGTTACCGGATTGTACTTAAAGCAGATTTTACAGCTTAA
- a CDS encoding START domain-containing protein — protein sequence MQKMIFLLCAVALGAIAQAKPVGTPKLSIHKNNIKVWTYQNEQNPVFLYKAETTYTAPIENAVSLILNVEHAVQWVPYMGSIKILSRDDKKGDFTLYMVLDFPFPLKDRDLIVQGKMIKEANGQITIKNKAIQSTYPLNPDYVRLTDYQGDWTFQKLANNKVKVSTYGYANPEGSIPLTFVNMFVQQQPYQMLQKMKTELAKPSPIAILPEALQ from the coding sequence ATGCAAAAAATGATTTTCCTGCTCTGTGCAGTGGCGCTTGGTGCCATTGCGCAGGCCAAGCCTGTCGGGACGCCTAAACTCAGTATTCATAAAAACAATATCAAGGTCTGGACCTACCAGAATGAGCAAAACCCGGTCTTTCTGTATAAAGCTGAAACCACCTATACCGCGCCCATTGAAAATGCCGTGTCCCTGATTCTAAATGTCGAGCATGCCGTACAGTGGGTTCCCTATATGGGTAGCATCAAGATTCTCTCCCGCGATGATAAAAAAGGTGACTTTACCCTGTATATGGTGCTGGATTTTCCATTTCCCTTAAAAGACCGTGACCTGATTGTACAGGGCAAGATGATCAAGGAAGCCAATGGCCAAATCACCATCAAGAATAAAGCCATCCAAAGTACCTATCCTTTAAACCCAGATTATGTGCGTTTAACCGATTATCAGGGCGACTGGACTTTTCAGAAACTGGCCAATAACAAGGTTAAGGTCTCTACCTATGGTTATGCCAATCCGGAAGGTTCCATTCCTTTGACCTTCGTAAATATGTTTGTGCAACAACAACCCTATCAGATGCTGCAAAAGATGAAGACCGAGCTGGCCAAGCCTTCACCTATTGCGATCTTGCCTGAAGCCCTACAATAA